TTTGTAGCGAGAGAACTGATTCCTCTGATGGAGGATCAAGGGGTACAGGAAGAAGAGGCCGCGGTGACGCTAGGCGCACATGGTTGGCAGATCTTCTGGAAAGTTACTTTACCCAACATCAAGTGGGGCTTGCTCTACGGGATTATTCTGTGTAATGCAAGGGCCATGGGGGAGTTCGGGGCTGTCTCCGTTGTATCGGGACATATACGTGGAGAGACGAATACATTACCTTTACACGTGGAGATTCTTTATAACGAATATCAGTTCTCTGCATCCTTTGCGGTGGCGTCATTATTACTATTGCTTGCGATGGTTACTTTATTGTTAAAAAGCTGGTTTTCACGGCAAAATGATCGTTGACATCTCTTTTAGGAGCATGATACATTTAATTCACACTAAATTAACTGGAAAAGAAGGAATATAAAGGGTTGTTGTAAAGGAAGTAGCAAAATCATGAAGGAATTATGAATTGGGGAGAGGGAGGCGATCATCTTGGCAAAACCACTTAAGGTAGATGAGGTATGGATAGCGCGCATTACTGATCTTCTAAATAATATGGAATTTGGCTCACTACAGATTGTGGTGCACGAAGGTCAAATTGTTCAAATGGAACGAACGGATCGCAAACGTTTTGAGAACACATCTTCTGGGTCTGTTAAGTCTAATGAAGTCTCGCGCATCGCATCCCCACATTTTAGGAAATCTAGTTCAAGGTAATTAGCGATGAATAACAAATAGCCTCAGGTGTTCATGTGAAGCTCTCCTTTTGAGAAGAAGAGACAGGACACTCGAGGCTATTTCTAATGACTACACGAAATGTGTAATATATTAAAGGAGCCTTTGATGTTATTCTGTGTTGTTTCGGTCATTCTTGGAACTAGAAAGGATGCGATCTGAACGTGAACCGGGAACAGATAGAGGATCTTCCTCTTGAATTAAAGGAGTTGCTTCCGTAAGTGAAAGATCACGACCTGCATAAGGTCTCTCTCGGCGGGAACGATTAGGGGTAAACCTAAAGCCTGCTAAATATAGGATGAGCTGAGCAGCTAGAATATAAGGGGCGATAAATAATCCTAGCATATGAAACAGCGCAACCGCAGAGATTAATATACATAATAGAGTATATATAACACGATAGGATGTGCGTTTAGTATCCCTCAATGCAAGGTACAGTGAGAAGGTGGCTACAAGGCAAGAGACAAAGCGAACCCAAGCATGAATGGTTTCCCAGGGAAAAGAACCCGAGTTAACTGAGACCTTAAGAACTTGATACAGTTGAAAACTCCAGAGAAGAACGGCTATAGCTGTTGCGAAGGGTACGGCTGGCTTCAGTAATAGCCAGAAGCTTAGTCCCCAACTAGGATTATCTAGCTTTCGTAAAAGAGTACTTTGTTCCTCAATTCTACGATTGACCTCACGCTCTAATGATTTATATAGTAGTTGAAGCCGAGATTCATCTCGTTCTCTTATGTAAGCGTCGATCTGTTCTTGTAAATCACGTGTTAATAGAGGTGCTGCTTTACATTCCTGTAGTAGTGAAATTAGATGACTTAAATCGTCAGGGTCTAGAGTATTCTTAGTTGTTATTTCGCTGAGCGGACCCGTTACGCGGCTGTATAGTAGCAAAGATTGCTGAAGTCGTTCTAAACGCTCCTTGCTAGCTGTTCTCAGTTGCACAGCGGTGCGTATATACATCCATATAAACAGAACGACAGCGAAACCTATAACCATAACGCCTTCTATTGAGCTTATATATGTGGTGATAAGGGACAACCTCGATCCCTCCTTCATTTTTCTTTCTCCACTATTGCACAAGCAACGTGAATATTCAAGGCGGCGAAGGTTACAGAGATCGAGGTTGATACGGATAGAGGGTCTAATACCTTGGTTTGCTTCGCAATGAAATAGCCTCAATGAGTAGCACTAGTGCTGTGATAGCATGCATAATCCAACCTATAACAGGAATAATGCCCACTAAGGAAGTTATGACACCGAGCCCATTACCAATGATGGAATGCCGATCTTTCAGGAGCGACACAATGGCGATCACATGGAGTATGAGCGCCGCAATGAGTGGCGTCCAGCCATATGACAGGATGAATCCTCCTCCAATCAGAGGGATGGCAAAGAACGCTTCGACAGCAAACGTGATCCATTTCAATAGCCTAGACGTATTGGACATTCGTGAACACCTACCTTTCTACTTGTTATATACATATATGTATAACCCATTCTAAGGTGTTTATGAACATGTTAACATGTTATATCGAAAAGAAAGTTTAGCATGAGGGTGTAACCACAGGCCTACGGTGGTAAAATAACTTGAACCATTAATAAATTTGGATAGAATGGATTGCATCTAGATAGAATGAACTAACTATGAAAAGAGGACTTAGAATTGAAGATTGTATTGTTTGGAGCCAATGGGAACATTGGTCAGCGTATAGTACGTGAAGCACTGAATAGAAGGTTTGAAGTGACAGCTGTTGTACGTGATGCTAAGAAATGGACAGAACAACACGATAACTTGCGAGTGATCGAGGGGGATATTATGAATCCGGATTCGGTTGCCTCTATCTCTGAAGGTCATGAAGCTGTTGTTAGTGCCTATGGACCTTCCTTTGGTGGAGAAGAAGAACTCTTGGAGGCCGCTAGATCCCTAGTAGAAGGCGTTCGCCGGGCTGGAGTACCACGACTGCTTGTTGTAGGTGGGGCAGGAAGCTTGGAAGTATCACCAGGACTTCAATTGATGGATACACCTGACTTCCCCGAGGAGTATCGGCCATTGGCTATCGCACATGCTGAAGCTCTGCGTATATATACCGAATCAGACTTGGATTGGACGTATCTTAGTCCAGCAGCAACGATAGAATCCGGACGTCGTACGGGGCAATTCCGCATTGGAACAGACAAGTTAGTGCTAGATGAAGCAGATAGAAGCTATATTTCAATTCAAGACTTTGCAGCTGCAATGATTGATGAAGTGGAAGATCCTTATTTCTCACGTACTCGATTTACGGTGGCTTATTAAATATTTAAGATGATAGCCAAATATCGGGATTTTCTTTCGCAGGATGCCGCAACCGATCTCGCGTCATATAACCCTTCTTATAGTAATATCTGACCAAGTATAGGAATAAGCCATGCCATGAAGGGAGTCAGAAGAGATTCCCGAGGTATGGCTATTATGCCTGCGTAGAATATGAGGATGCAGCCTATTCCCATTACACCGCCGAACCATGGATTACCAACCTGATTTATAAACAGGTAGAACCCTGTTAGAAATCCTAGTACCGTATATAGGACTGCCAGACTTATCTTCGATAAAGAAGAGAATCTGGCATATATAATGTCACCGAGGAAAGAAGCAATCATAATACATCCGTAGATCCAGTGTTCCGGAGAAAGGGGGAGAATGACTGGTTCTAGTACAAGTGCATGTAGAACGTTAAAGAATAGCAACAACGTGAAGTAAGCAAGTCCTGCACAAGCTAGCTTATGCAATACATACCTTCCAATTTCTATTCGCCACATCATAGGGTATTGTTTAGCTCTCATTATAAGCCTCTCCTTCTGATTGCAGGGGTCATGATATCAGCATAATCGAGCACCTAAGAAAAGGTTCCTCATGAATTGATTTCACGATAATGTCACAAGAATGACACTGATATAGAGCGCTACACATTACCAAATGTTGTTAAATATGATATTATGAAAGCGTAACCAAAACTTGGCAGGCAAGACCTTGCTATATCCTTCAGTTCCTACGGATGGATGATTGTTTGCAAGGTAGATGCTTGCAAACATCCGAGGAGGGATAGCGTTATGTATGAAGGATTTCTAGAAATGCAAAGAGTGGTCACTCAAATTCAATATTCAAGCACCAAGTTTCAGGAAGATGGAGCATACCAAAGAATTGAGTATGGAACAGAACGAAATGTACATGCAACGGATATGATGGAAGAAATTGAAGAACTATCGAATGCAACGTCATTCGGAACACCGAAGGGTTTCAGATGGTGGAGACATTAAGCTGAATTTCGTAAGATTTCTAATATTATTTAGAGATTGGATCATATGTACCTCTGAGATCTACTTTAAATGAAGAACTGAAAGACCCTTCACACCCACTGAATGAGTGGTTATGAAGGGTCTTAATTATGTTTAGTATTGTGGGGTCATGGTTACAGCTTAAGTTGTTCAATTCCGCCCATATAAGGACGAAGAGCTTTAGGGATATAAATGGATCCGTCTTCACGCTGATGGTTCTCGAGTAGAGGGATCAGGATACGCGGCGAAGCCACGGCAGTGTTGTTAAGTGTATGACAGAATTCTAGCTTGCCATTATCGTCTCTGTATCGAATATTAGACCTTCTCGCTTGGAAATCATGCACATTTGAAGATGAATGTGTCTCTCCATAGGCCTGACGGCTAGGCATCCATGTCTCTATATCATATTGTTTGTACGTTTTTTGCGACATGTCTCCGGTGCATACAGCCATTACCCGATAAGGAAGTTCTAGTAATGTAAGAATTTCTTCGGCATGGCTTGTGATTTCCTGTAAAATTTGCTCCGATAGGATAGGGTCATTGGGGCATAGGACAACCTGTTCTACCTTAGCGAATTGATGTACGCGATACAAGCCACGAACATCTCTTCCAGCCGATCCGATTTCTCTACGGAAGCATGTAGATACCCCTGCTAATTTAATCGGCTCTGTGACATCTACAATCTCGTCGCTATAGTATGATACGAGCGATACCTCAGAAGTACCCACTAGCCACTTATTCTCATCTACTAATTCATACGTCTGATCCTCCCCTATGGGGAAGAATCCTGTTCGTCTTAATGCTTCGGGTCTAACCATTACGGGTACATCCATGGGTGTGAATCCGTAAGATGTTAATAGATCTAGCGCTAAGCGTTGTACAGCTAGGTGAAGGAAAAGACCCGCACCTTTGAGAAAATAGTTCCGACTTCCTGCAGTCTTAACGCCACGGGGAATATCAATCAGATCATGTAATTCACCTAAAGTAACATGATCTTTGGCCTCAAAAGTAAATTCAGGTGGCACGCCGTAGCTTCGGATTTCCACATTATCTGAATCGTTCTTTCCAAGCGGTGTGTCGGGAGAAACAACGTTAGGTACAGCGAGCAGTAGTTCGTT
The nucleotide sequence above comes from Paenibacillus sp. IHBB 10380. Encoded proteins:
- a CDS encoding YezD family protein, producing the protein MAKPLKVDEVWIARITDLLNNMEFGSLQIVVHEGQIVQMERTDRKRFENTSSGSVKSNEVSRIASPHFRKSSSR
- a CDS encoding NAD(P)-dependent oxidoreductase — translated: MKIVLFGANGNIGQRIVREALNRRFEVTAVVRDAKKWTEQHDNLRVIEGDIMNPDSVASISEGHEAVVSAYGPSFGGEEELLEAARSLVEGVRRAGVPRLLVVGGAGSLEVSPGLQLMDTPDFPEEYRPLAIAHAEALRIYTESDLDWTYLSPAATIESGRRTGQFRIGTDKLVLDEADRSYISIQDFAAAMIDEVEDPYFSRTRFTVAY
- the serS gene encoding serine--tRNA ligase, translated to MLDIRFIRENAELIQETVHHKHMEISISELLEWDVKRRELLQKTETLRADRNRLTQTIASHMQQGDLQAAEPIKQQVKIINDRLTIADIAWADADRRCNELLLAVPNVVSPDTPLGKNDSDNVEIRSYGVPPEFTFEAKDHVTLGELHDLIDIPRGVKTAGSRNYFLKGAGLFLHLAVQRLALDLLTSYGFTPMDVPVMVRPEALRRTGFFPIGEDQTYELVDENKWLVGTSEVSLVSYYSDEIVDVTEPIKLAGVSTCFRREIGSAGRDVRGLYRVHQFAKVEQVVLCPNDPILSEQILQEITSHAEEILTLLELPYRVMAVCTGDMSQKTYKQYDIETWMPSRQAYGETHSSSNVHDFQARRSNIRYRDDNGKLEFCHTLNNTAVASPRILIPLLENHQREDGSIYIPKALRPYMGGIEQLKL